A single Xylanimonas cellulosilytica DSM 15894 DNA region contains:
- a CDS encoding glycosyltransferase family 4 protein, with translation MPRTLIVTNDFPPRRGGIESFVRALADRLGDVVVYTASMPGDAETDAALGYPVIRDRSGTLLPTKRVRDAVVATFTEHGCDRVLIGSSVPLGLLAPALRAAGATRIVAVTHGHEVWWSRLPGTRQALRRVGDAVDVLTDISDWTRAQIGRALSAQGRAKQTRLAPGVDTEAFRPGAGGAEVRAQLGFEPTTPVVVCGARLVKRKGQDMLVEAWPAVLAAVPDARLVIVGDGPHRATLEDLVVRRGVADAVTFAGSVPWDRMPGWMDAANVFAMPSRSRLLGLEPEGLGIVFLEAAACEKPVIVGRSGGAPEATLDGQSGYVVDPSDPGEIAARVVELLQDPERAAAMGERGRAWVHAGWQWDQVGATARRLLGL, from the coding sequence ATGCCCAGAACGCTGATCGTCACCAACGACTTCCCGCCGCGCCGAGGGGGCATCGAGTCGTTCGTCCGGGCGCTCGCCGACAGGCTCGGGGACGTCGTCGTCTACACGGCGTCGATGCCGGGGGACGCGGAGACGGACGCGGCGCTCGGCTACCCGGTGATCCGTGACCGGTCCGGCACGCTGCTGCCGACCAAGCGGGTGCGTGACGCCGTCGTCGCGACCTTCACCGAGCACGGCTGCGACCGGGTGCTGATCGGCTCCTCGGTGCCGCTGGGGCTGCTCGCGCCGGCGCTGCGCGCGGCGGGTGCGACGCGGATCGTCGCGGTGACGCACGGGCACGAGGTCTGGTGGTCGCGGCTGCCCGGCACCCGGCAGGCGCTGCGCCGCGTCGGGGACGCCGTCGACGTGCTCACCGACATCTCCGACTGGACGCGCGCGCAGATCGGCCGCGCCCTGTCCGCGCAAGGCCGCGCGAAGCAGACGCGCCTGGCCCCCGGCGTCGACACCGAGGCGTTCCGTCCGGGGGCGGGCGGGGCCGAGGTGCGCGCCCAGCTCGGGTTCGAGCCGACGACGCCCGTCGTCGTCTGCGGGGCGCGGCTCGTCAAGCGCAAGGGGCAGGACATGCTCGTCGAGGCGTGGCCCGCCGTGCTCGCGGCCGTGCCGGACGCGCGCCTGGTGATCGTGGGCGACGGGCCGCACCGGGCCACGCTCGAGGACCTGGTGGTGCGTCGGGGCGTCGCGGACGCGGTGACGTTCGCCGGGTCGGTGCCGTGGGACCGCATGCCCGGTTGGATGGACGCCGCGAACGTGTTCGCGATGCCGTCGCGCTCCCGCCTGCTCGGGCTGGAGCCCGAAGGGCTGGGGATCGTGTTCCTGGAGGCGGCGGCGTGCGAGAAGCCGGTCATCGTCGGCCGCAGCGGGGGCGCCCCCGAGGCGACGCTCGACGGCCAGTCCGGCTACGTCGTCGACCCGTCGGACCCGGGCGAGATCGCGGCCCGCGTCGTCGAGCTGCTGCAGGACCCGGAGCGCGCCGCCGCGATGGGCGAGCGCGGCCGCGCGTGGGTGCACGCCGGCTGGCAGTGGGACCAGGTGGGCGCGACGGCCCGCCGCCTGCTCGGCCTCTAG
- the rpmE gene encoding 50S ribosomal protein L31, translating to MKSGIHPEYVPTQISCTCGNTFVTRTTETGGHISVEVCSACHPFYTGKQKILDTGGRVARFQARYGKKAAQ from the coding sequence ATGAAGTCCGGTATCCACCCCGAGTACGTGCCCACGCAGATCTCGTGCACGTGCGGCAACACGTTCGTTACCCGCACGACCGAGACCGGTGGTCACATCAGCGTCGAGGTCTGCAGCGCCTGCCACCCGTTCTACACCGGCAAGCAGAAGATCCTCGACACCGGTGGTCGCGTGGCCCGCTTCCAGGCCCGCTACGGCAAGAAGGCCGCCCAGTAG
- a CDS encoding type II toxin-antitoxin system Phd/YefM family antitoxin, translated as MSALTISEARATLPALLDRVEQGEEITITRHGKPVAVLVRPDLLRVRRSSAAFERADRIGRMLDEARRKPVHRGGLTSERAQEILDWVREGRDARP; from the coding sequence ATGAGCGCACTGACGATCAGCGAGGCGAGGGCGACGCTGCCTGCCCTCCTGGACCGCGTCGAGCAGGGCGAGGAGATCACGATCACGCGGCACGGCAAGCCCGTCGCCGTGCTGGTGCGGCCCGACCTGCTGCGAGTGCGGCGGAGCTCCGCCGCCTTCGAGCGTGCCGACCGGATCGGTCGGATGCTCGACGAGGCGCGACGCAAGCCCGTCCACCGCGGTGGCCTCACCTCAGAGCGCGCCCAGGAGATCCTCGACTGGGTCCGTGAGGGCCGGGACGCGCGCCCGTGA
- the argS gene encoding arginine--tRNA ligase, with translation MTPDELSGALSAALASAVADGALALDPAAVPASVHVERPRQREHGDWATNVALQLAKKAGTNPRALAEVLASRLASVSGIKQVDIAGPGFLNITLDAAAAGELARSIVETGATYGHNQAEAGKHINLEFVSANPTGPLHIGGVRWAAVGDSLARVLEASGAQVTREYYFNDHGAQIDRFARSLLAAARGEAAPEDGYGGSYIREIADAVTAQALAAGEPAPATLPDGEAQEAFRARGVQMMFAEVKTSLHDFGVDFDVFFHEDSLHESGAVERAVARLRELGHIFEADGATWLRTTDFGDDKDRVVIKRDGEAAYIAGDIAYYLDKRERGADEAIYMLGADHHGYVGRMMAICAAFGDTPGVTMQILIGQLVNLVKDGEPVRMSKRAGNIITIDDLVDAVGVDAARYSLARFAADSTIDLDLDLLTSQKNENPVYYVQYAHSRTAAVDRNAAERGVARADGFEPSLLDHPTEAVLLGRLAEFPRVVGEAAALREPHRVARYLEALAGDYHSWYQAKDADGAQRRVLPYPDEPVTDTHRTRLWLNDAVRQVLANGLGLLGVSAPERM, from the coding sequence GTGACCCCCGACGAGCTCTCCGGAGCACTCAGTGCCGCCCTCGCCTCGGCCGTTGCCGACGGCGCCCTCGCCCTCGATCCCGCCGCCGTCCCGGCGTCGGTGCACGTGGAGCGACCGCGGCAGCGAGAGCACGGCGACTGGGCCACCAACGTGGCGCTCCAGCTCGCGAAGAAGGCCGGAACCAACCCGCGCGCCCTCGCCGAGGTGCTCGCCTCGCGCCTCGCGAGCGTCAGCGGCATCAAGCAGGTCGACATCGCCGGCCCCGGCTTCCTCAACATCACGCTCGACGCCGCCGCGGCGGGCGAGCTGGCGCGGTCCATCGTCGAGACCGGCGCGACCTACGGCCACAACCAGGCCGAGGCCGGCAAGCACATCAACCTCGAGTTCGTCTCCGCGAACCCGACCGGCCCGCTGCACATCGGCGGTGTCCGCTGGGCGGCCGTCGGCGACTCGCTCGCCCGCGTGCTGGAGGCGTCCGGCGCCCAGGTGACCCGCGAGTACTACTTCAACGACCACGGCGCGCAGATCGACCGCTTCGCCCGGTCGCTGCTCGCCGCCGCCCGCGGCGAGGCCGCGCCCGAGGACGGCTACGGCGGCAGCTACATCCGGGAGATCGCCGACGCCGTCACCGCCCAGGCCCTCGCGGCCGGCGAGCCCGCACCCGCGACCCTGCCCGACGGCGAGGCCCAGGAGGCCTTCCGGGCCCGCGGCGTCCAGATGATGTTCGCCGAGGTCAAGACGTCGCTGCACGACTTCGGCGTCGACTTCGACGTGTTCTTCCACGAGGACTCGCTGCACGAGTCCGGTGCGGTCGAACGCGCCGTCGCACGCCTGCGCGAGCTCGGCCACATCTTCGAGGCCGACGGCGCGACGTGGCTCCGCACGACCGACTTCGGCGACGACAAGGACCGCGTCGTCATCAAGCGCGACGGCGAGGCCGCGTACATCGCGGGCGACATCGCCTACTACCTCGACAAGCGCGAGCGCGGCGCGGACGAGGCGATCTACATGCTCGGCGCCGACCACCACGGGTACGTCGGGCGCATGATGGCGATCTGCGCGGCCTTCGGCGACACGCCGGGTGTGACCATGCAGATCCTCATCGGCCAGCTCGTCAACCTGGTCAAGGACGGCGAGCCGGTCCGCATGTCCAAGCGTGCGGGCAACATCATCACCATCGACGACCTGGTCGACGCCGTCGGCGTGGACGCCGCGCGCTACTCGCTCGCCCGCTTCGCCGCCGACTCGACCATCGACCTGGACCTCGACCTGCTGACCAGCCAGAAGAACGAGAACCCCGTCTACTACGTGCAGTACGCGCACTCACGGACCGCCGCCGTGGACCGCAACGCCGCCGAGCGCGGCGTCGCCCGGGCCGACGGCTTCGAGCCGTCGCTGCTGGACCACCCGACCGAGGCCGTGCTGCTCGGCCGGCTCGCCGAGTTCCCGCGCGTCGTGGGCGAGGCCGCCGCGCTGCGCGAGCCGCACCGCGTGGCCCGCTACCTGGAGGCGCTCGCGGGCGACTACCACTCCTGGTACCAGGCCAAGGACGCCGACGGCGCACAGCGCCGCGTCCTGCCCTACCCCGACGAGCCCGTCACGGACACGCACCGCACGCGCCTGTGGCTCAACGACGCGGTCCGCCAGGTGCTCGCCAACGGTCTCGGCCTGCTCGGCGTGTCCGCGCCGGAGCGCATGTGA
- the thrC gene encoding threonine synthase gives MAHQWQGVIREYADRLPAHVQQTIVTLGEGGTPLVAAPALSARTGADVWVKVEGMNPTGSFKDRGMTTAISAAAGRGAKAVVCASTGNTSASAAAYATRAGMTCAVLVPDGKIAMGKLSQAIAHGALLLQVDGNFDDCLVAARKLAEAYPVELVNSVNPDRIEGQKTAAFEIVDALGDAPDIHALPVGNAGNITAYRKGFVEYAESGAASKAPAMWGFQAAGAAPLVKGFPIDEPETIATAIRIGKPASWDQAIAARDESGGVIEAVTDEQILAAHRILSAEVGVFVEPASAAGVAGILARAEAGLVPAGSRIVVTVTGHGLKDPSWALRTPDGGDVVPTRVSADVVSIADVLGLE, from the coding sequence GTGGCACATCAGTGGCAGGGCGTCATCCGCGAGTACGCCGACCGGCTGCCCGCCCACGTGCAGCAGACGATCGTCACGCTGGGGGAGGGCGGCACGCCGCTCGTCGCCGCGCCGGCGCTGTCGGCCCGCACGGGCGCCGACGTCTGGGTCAAGGTCGAGGGCATGAACCCGACCGGGTCCTTCAAGGACCGCGGCATGACGACGGCGATCTCGGCCGCGGCCGGTCGCGGCGCGAAGGCCGTGGTGTGCGCGTCGACCGGGAACACCTCGGCGTCGGCCGCCGCGTACGCCACGCGCGCCGGGATGACCTGCGCGGTGCTGGTCCCGGACGGCAAGATCGCCATGGGCAAGCTGTCCCAGGCCATCGCCCACGGCGCCCTGCTGCTGCAGGTGGACGGCAACTTCGACGACTGCCTCGTGGCCGCCCGCAAGCTGGCCGAGGCCTACCCGGTCGAGCTCGTCAACTCCGTCAACCCCGACCGCATCGAGGGGCAGAAGACGGCCGCGTTCGAGATCGTCGACGCCCTCGGCGACGCCCCCGACATCCATGCCCTGCCGGTCGGCAACGCGGGCAACATCACCGCGTACCGCAAGGGCTTCGTGGAGTACGCCGAGTCGGGTGCGGCGAGCAAGGCGCCGGCCATGTGGGGCTTCCAGGCCGCCGGTGCCGCGCCGCTCGTCAAGGGCTTCCCGATCGACGAGCCGGAGACCATCGCCACCGCCATCCGCATCGGCAAGCCGGCCTCCTGGGACCAGGCGATCGCTGCCCGCGACGAGTCCGGCGGCGTCATCGAGGCCGTCACGGACGAGCAGATCCTCGCCGCCCACCGCATCCTGTCGGCCGAGGTCGGCGTGTTCGTCGAGCCGGCGTCCGCCGCCGGCGTCGCCGGCATCCTCGCCCGTGCCGAGGCGGGTCTGGTGCCCGCGGGGTCGCGCATCGTCGTCACCGTCACGGGGCACGGTCTCAAGGACCCGTCCTGGGCGCTGCGCACGCCCGACGGCGGCGACGTCGTCCCGACCCGCGTGAGCGCCGACGTCGTGAGCATCGCCGACGTCCTGGGCCTGGAGTAG
- the lysA gene encoding diaminopimelate decarboxylase — translation MSAVGGTGQPSGTPWPASALRDSDGALAVGGTTTTALAAEHGTPAYVLDEGEFRLRARRFADAFGQAFEQVGTGVDVYYAGKALLTKAVARWAREEGLRVDTASGGELAVALAAGVPGAELGLHGNNKSDGELEAALDAGVGRIIVDSLGEIDRLADLAQARGVVAPVMLRVTTGVHAGGHEFIATAHEDQKFGLSVSAGPGGGDSPAVIALLRVLERPSLRLLGIHSHIGSQILDADGFAEAARTVLRLRAHLGIRTGVLVDEVDLGGGYGIAYLPQDSELDPFRVAHEIARAVADACRELGTPLPRISIEPGRAIVGPAGITVYTVGTVKPVVVTSDDGGTFTRLYVSVDGGMSDNIRPALYGAAYHAEIANRRSDAPLALVRVVGKHCESGDIVVDELLLPGDVRPGDLLAVAATGAYGRSMASNYNLLTRPPVIGVLDGASRVLVRRETVDDLLALDQG, via the coding sequence GTGAGCGCGGTGGGTGGTACCGGGCAACCGTCCGGGACGCCGTGGCCGGCGTCGGCCCTGCGCGACAGCGACGGCGCCCTCGCCGTCGGCGGCACGACGACGACGGCGCTGGCGGCCGAGCACGGCACCCCTGCCTACGTGCTGGACGAGGGCGAGTTCCGCCTGCGCGCCCGGCGCTTCGCCGACGCGTTCGGGCAGGCGTTCGAGCAGGTCGGCACCGGTGTCGACGTCTACTACGCGGGCAAGGCCCTGCTGACCAAGGCCGTCGCCCGCTGGGCGCGCGAGGAGGGCCTGCGGGTCGACACGGCGTCGGGCGGCGAGCTCGCCGTCGCGCTGGCGGCGGGCGTGCCCGGCGCGGAGCTGGGCCTGCACGGCAACAACAAGTCCGACGGCGAGCTGGAGGCGGCGCTCGACGCCGGGGTGGGCCGCATCATCGTCGACTCCCTCGGCGAGATCGACCGGCTCGCGGACCTCGCGCAGGCCCGCGGCGTCGTCGCCCCCGTCATGCTGCGCGTCACCACGGGCGTGCACGCGGGCGGGCACGAGTTCATCGCGACGGCCCACGAGGACCAGAAGTTCGGCCTGTCGGTCAGTGCGGGGCCGGGGGGCGGCGACTCGCCGGCGGTGATCGCGCTGCTGCGCGTCCTCGAGCGGCCGTCGCTGCGCCTCCTGGGCATCCACTCGCACATCGGCTCGCAGATCCTCGACGCGGACGGGTTCGCGGAGGCCGCCCGCACGGTGCTGCGCCTGCGCGCGCACCTGGGCATCCGCACGGGCGTGCTGGTCGACGAGGTCGACCTGGGCGGCGGGTACGGCATCGCCTACCTGCCGCAGGACTCCGAGCTGGACCCGTTCCGGGTCGCGCACGAGATCGCCCGGGCCGTCGCGGACGCCTGCCGCGAGCTGGGCACGCCGCTGCCACGCATCTCGATCGAGCCGGGCCGCGCGATCGTCGGCCCCGCCGGCATCACCGTGTACACGGTGGGCACGGTCAAGCCCGTCGTGGTCACGTCCGACGACGGCGGCACGTTCACGCGCCTGTACGTCTCCGTCGACGGCGGCATGAGCGACAACATCCGGCCCGCCCTGTACGGCGCGGCGTACCACGCGGAGATCGCGAACCGGCGCTCGGACGCCCCGCTCGCGCTCGTGCGCGTGGTCGGCAAGCACTGCGAGTCGGGCGACATCGTCGTCGACGAGCTGCTGCTGCCCGGCGACGTGCGCCCCGGCGACCTGCTCGCCGTCGCCGCGACGGGCGCCTACGGGCGCTCGATGGCGTCGAACTACAACCTGCTCACCCGCCCGCCGGTGATCGGGGTGCTGGACGGCGCGAGCCGCGTCCTGGTGCGCCGCGAGACGGTGGACGACCTGCTGGCCCTCGACCAGGGCTGA
- a CDS encoding homoserine dehydrogenase yields the protein MPGTHPLRVALLGCGVVGTEVARGILANPIDLAARVGAPVELAGIAVRSLDAERDPAIPRELLTTDAETLVDGADVVVEVMGGIEPARTLILRALERGAAVVTANKALLAAGGPELFEAADAAGVDLLYEAAVAGAIPIVRPIRESLAGDHVRRILGIVNGTTNFVLDKMATEGVELDQAVKEAQQLGYAEADPTADVDGYDAAAKAAILASLAFHTRVALADVAREGIRAVTADDVEWAKRTGHVIKLLAVAEVLGPVDDGEISVRVHPALVPADHPLASVRGAFNAVFVEADGAGPLMFYGQGAGGRPTASAVLGDVVSAARRRLTGGKGLRESKDQRFPVLPPEAAVTRFQVRLAIADRPGVLAQVATVLADHGVSIDTVRQTSSHTHSGEGETGAATLVITTHAAREASLAATVDAVARLEPVRQIISVLRVEGA from the coding sequence GTGCCTGGAACCCACCCGTTGCGCGTCGCCCTGCTGGGCTGCGGCGTCGTCGGCACGGAGGTCGCTCGCGGCATCCTCGCCAACCCGATCGACCTCGCCGCCCGCGTCGGAGCGCCGGTCGAGCTGGCGGGCATCGCCGTGCGCAGCCTCGACGCCGAGCGCGACCCCGCGATCCCGCGCGAGCTGCTCACCACCGACGCCGAGACCCTGGTCGACGGCGCCGACGTCGTCGTCGAGGTCATGGGCGGCATCGAGCCCGCGCGCACCCTGATCCTGCGCGCGCTGGAGCGGGGCGCCGCCGTCGTCACCGCGAACAAGGCCCTGCTGGCCGCGGGCGGACCCGAGCTGTTCGAGGCCGCCGACGCCGCGGGCGTCGACCTGCTCTACGAGGCCGCGGTCGCCGGGGCGATCCCGATCGTCCGCCCGATCCGCGAGTCGCTCGCGGGCGACCACGTGCGCCGCATCCTCGGCATCGTCAACGGCACCACGAACTTCGTGCTCGACAAGATGGCCACCGAGGGCGTCGAGCTCGACCAGGCGGTCAAGGAGGCGCAGCAGCTCGGCTACGCCGAGGCCGACCCCACCGCCGACGTCGACGGGTACGACGCCGCCGCCAAGGCGGCGATCCTGGCGAGCCTCGCGTTCCACACCCGGGTGGCGCTCGCGGACGTCGCCCGCGAGGGCATCCGCGCCGTGACCGCCGACGACGTCGAGTGGGCCAAGCGCACCGGCCACGTCATCAAGCTGCTCGCGGTCGCCGAGGTGCTCGGCCCGGTCGACGACGGCGAGATCTCGGTGCGCGTGCACCCCGCGCTGGTGCCGGCCGACCACCCGCTGGCCAGCGTGCGCGGCGCGTTCAACGCCGTGTTCGTCGAGGCCGACGGCGCCGGCCCGCTCATGTTCTACGGGCAGGGCGCGGGCGGCCGCCCGACGGCGTCGGCCGTGCTGGGCGACGTCGTCTCGGCGGCGCGCCGTCGGCTGACCGGCGGCAAAGGGCTGCGCGAGTCCAAGGACCAGCGGTTCCCCGTGCTGCCGCCCGAGGCCGCGGTCACCCGCTTCCAGGTGCGCCTCGCGATCGCCGACCGCCCGGGCGTGCTCGCCCAGGTCGCGACCGTGCTCGCCGACCACGGCGTGTCGATCGACACGGTGCGCCAGACGTCGTCGCACACCCACTCCGGTGAGGGCGAGACCGGCGCCGCCACCCTCGTCATCACCACGCACGCGGCACGCGAGGCCTCGCTGGCCGCGACGGTGGACGCCGTCGCGCGCCTCGAGCCGGTGCGCCAGATCATCTCCGTCCTGCGAGTCGAAGGAGCCTGA
- the rho gene encoding transcription termination factor Rho encodes MTDTTDTRGTGSLSSMKLAELQAVATQMGVKGTSRMRKGDLVEVIRAGRSGGSAAAAAPVAAAQTAASAVRAEVPEGAAAAGTQRRSRRATRPTGADATEQPAREERVEAPNERPERQDRAERQDRAERQDRAERPDRAERPDRAERGSRTERADRAEQAGDPDRAARLEALADAVAAPRQRRQGGGNQGQQGNQQGQQGGQHRSDGEGQRSADGGQQQRQQGNRQNDNRQNDNRQNDFGDEGGSRRRRGRDRGRDRKRGRNQRGGQVDIVGGEDVEVREDDVLLPVAGVLDILDNYAFIRTSGYLPGANDIYVSLNQVKRSGLRRGDAVIGAIRQPREGDPQPQGNSARAKFNALVRLDSINGMSPEEARQRPEFNKLTPLYPQERLRLENPEATKLTPRVIDIVAPIGKGQRGLIVAPPKAGKTIIMQQIANSITANNPEVHLMVVLVDERPEEVTDMERSVKGEVIASTFDRPASDHTIVAELAIERAKRLVELGQDVVVLLDSITRLGRAYNLAAPASGRILSGGVDAAALYPPKKFFGAARNIENGGSLTILASALVETGSKMDEVIFEEFKGTGNMELRLSRNLADKRIFPAVDVNASGTRREEILMARDELQIVYKLRRLLGALDTQQSIELLLGQLKKTKTNVEFLLHVQKTTPGSLQDENAGETI; translated from the coding sequence GTGACTGACACCACCGACACCCGGGGAACCGGGTCCCTGAGCTCGATGAAGCTCGCCGAGCTCCAGGCCGTGGCCACCCAGATGGGGGTCAAGGGCACGTCCCGGATGCGCAAGGGCGACCTCGTCGAGGTCATCCGTGCGGGTCGCAGCGGCGGCAGTGCGGCTGCTGCTGCACCCGTCGCCGCGGCACAGACCGCCGCATCGGCCGTGCGCGCCGAGGTCCCCGAGGGGGCCGCGGCCGCGGGCACGCAGCGCCGGTCCCGCCGGGCGACCCGCCCGACGGGCGCGGACGCCACAGAACAGCCCGCGCGTGAAGAGCGCGTCGAGGCGCCCAACGAGCGGCCCGAGCGCCAGGATCGTGCTGAGCGCCAGGATCGTGCTGAGCGCCAGGATCGTGCTGAGCGCCCGGACCGTGCCGAGCGACCTGACCGGGCCGAGCGCGGCTCCCGCACCGAGCGTGCCGACCGCGCCGAGCAGGCCGGCGACCCCGACCGCGCGGCGCGGCTCGAAGCCCTCGCCGACGCCGTCGCCGCACCGCGGCAGCGGCGCCAGGGCGGCGGGAACCAGGGCCAGCAGGGCAACCAGCAGGGCCAGCAGGGCGGCCAGCACCGCTCCGACGGCGAGGGCCAGCGCTCCGCCGACGGCGGCCAGCAGCAGCGCCAGCAGGGCAACCGCCAGAACGACAACCGCCAGAACGACAACCGCCAGAACGACTTCGGCGACGAGGGCGGCTCGCGCCGTCGTCGGGGCCGGGACCGTGGCCGCGACCGCAAGCGCGGCCGCAACCAGCGCGGCGGGCAGGTCGACATCGTCGGCGGCGAGGACGTCGAGGTGCGCGAGGACGACGTGCTGCTGCCCGTCGCGGGCGTGCTCGACATCCTCGACAACTACGCGTTCATCCGCACCAGCGGCTACCTGCCGGGTGCGAACGACATCTACGTCTCGCTCAACCAGGTCAAGCGGTCCGGCCTGCGCCGCGGTGACGCCGTCATCGGCGCGATCCGCCAGCCGCGCGAGGGCGACCCGCAGCCGCAGGGCAACAGCGCGCGGGCCAAGTTCAACGCGCTCGTCCGGCTCGACTCGATCAACGGCATGTCGCCGGAGGAGGCGCGCCAGCGCCCCGAGTTCAACAAGCTGACGCCGCTGTACCCGCAGGAGCGGCTGCGCCTGGAGAACCCCGAGGCCACCAAGCTCACGCCGCGCGTGATCGACATCGTCGCCCCGATCGGCAAGGGCCAGCGCGGCCTCATCGTCGCGCCGCCCAAGGCGGGCAAGACGATCATCATGCAGCAGATCGCGAACTCGATCACCGCGAACAACCCCGAGGTCCACCTCATGGTGGTGCTCGTGGACGAGCGGCCCGAAGAGGTCACGGACATGGAGCGGTCGGTCAAGGGCGAGGTCATCGCCTCGACGTTCGACCGCCCCGCGTCCGACCACACGATCGTCGCCGAGCTCGCCATCGAGCGCGCCAAGCGCCTCGTGGAGCTGGGCCAGGACGTCGTGGTGCTGCTCGACTCGATCACCCGTCTGGGCAGGGCCTACAACCTGGCCGCGCCGGCGTCGGGCCGCATCCTGTCCGGTGGTGTGGACGCCGCGGCGCTCTACCCGCCGAAGAAGTTCTTCGGTGCGGCGCGCAACATCGAGAACGGCGGCTCGCTGACCATCCTCGCCTCGGCGCTCGTGGAGACCGGGTCGAAGATGGACGAGGTCATCTTCGAGGAGTTCAAGGGCACCGGAAACATGGAGCTGCGCCTGTCCCGCAACCTCGCGGACAAGCGCATCTTCCCGGCCGTGGACGTCAACGCCTCGGGCACGCGCCGCGAGGAGATCCTCATGGCCCGTGACGAGCTGCAGATCGTCTACAAGCTGCGCCGCCTGCTCGGTGCGCTCGACACGCAGCAGTCGATCGAGCTGCTGCTCGGGCAGCTCAAGAAGACGAAGACGAACGTCGAGTTCCTGCTCCACGTCCAGAAGACGACGCCGGGCAGCCTCCAGGACGAGAACGCCGGCGAGACGATCTAG
- a CDS encoding type II toxin-antitoxin system VapC family toxin, which yields MIAFDADVLIYAADVHNPLGRRVAALFDVDPEVSPFVGIGSVLLLPEVLTRPLRTGDADEQLTLISYLSRIETIPADGSTAQLGLSLAVDHGLRAADALHLATAVKAGADRFLTNNRKDFPKSIVEIDVVYPDDLPETSPQPPHEPT from the coding sequence GTGATCGCGTTCGACGCCGATGTCCTCATCTATGCCGCCGACGTCCACAACCCGCTGGGCCGGCGTGTGGCTGCGCTGTTCGACGTCGACCCGGAGGTCTCGCCGTTCGTGGGGATCGGCAGCGTCCTCCTCCTGCCCGAGGTGCTGACGAGACCGCTGCGCACGGGCGACGCGGACGAGCAGCTCACCCTCATCAGCTACCTCAGTCGCATCGAGACGATCCCGGCCGACGGGTCGACGGCGCAGCTCGGGCTCTCGCTCGCCGTCGACCACGGGCTGCGCGCCGCGGACGCGCTCCACCTGGCGACGGCCGTCAAGGCGGGCGCCGACCGGTTCCTGACGAACAACCGGAAAGACTTCCCGAAGTCGATCGTCGAGATCGACGTCGTCTACCCGGACGACCTGCCCGAGACGTCCCCGCAACCGCCCCACGAGCCCACGTAG
- the thrB gene encoding homoserine kinase: MQLGADHVVVRVPATSANLGPGFDALGLALSLYDELEVRLVASDDVVVDVHGEGAGQVPTGEDHLVVRALRHTLDLLGAPQTGLRLTCANAIPHGRGLGSSAAAVVSGVVAARALLADPRVLDSRAVLAVATEFEGHPDNAAPAILGGATAAWSDDDGPRAVGLEVDPSIVATVVVPDSRLATSRARAVLPAAVPHADAAFNAGRSALLVEALARRPELLLDATEDRLHQDYRAASMAASSELLRALRAEGFAATISGAGPTVLVLTPDDAVAALDATLAGLIDGVAGWRALRPGVDLHGARARRVAPSS, translated from the coding sequence GTGCAGCTCGGAGCCGACCACGTCGTCGTGCGCGTCCCGGCGACCAGCGCCAACCTGGGCCCCGGCTTCGACGCGCTCGGCCTCGCGCTGTCCCTCTACGACGAGCTCGAGGTGCGCCTCGTGGCGTCCGACGACGTCGTCGTCGACGTGCACGGCGAGGGCGCCGGGCAGGTGCCCACCGGCGAGGACCACCTCGTGGTGCGGGCGCTGCGGCACACCCTCGACCTGCTCGGAGCGCCCCAGACCGGGCTGCGCCTGACGTGCGCGAACGCCATCCCGCACGGGCGCGGCCTCGGGTCGTCGGCCGCCGCGGTGGTCTCCGGCGTCGTCGCGGCACGGGCGCTGCTCGCGGACCCGCGCGTGCTGGACTCGCGCGCGGTGCTCGCCGTCGCCACCGAGTTCGAGGGCCACCCCGACAACGCGGCGCCCGCGATCCTGGGCGGCGCCACCGCCGCCTGGTCCGACGACGACGGGCCGCGTGCCGTCGGCCTCGAGGTCGACCCCTCGATCGTCGCCACCGTCGTGGTGCCCGACTCGCGCCTGGCAACCTCTCGCGCGCGTGCCGTGCTGCCCGCGGCGGTGCCCCACGCGGACGCCGCCTTCAACGCGGGCCGTTCGGCGCTGCTGGTCGAGGCGCTCGCGCGGCGGCCCGAGCTGCTGCTCGACGCCACCGAGGACCGCCTGCACCAGGACTACCGCGCGGCGTCGATGGCGGCGTCGTCGGAGCTGCTGCGCGCGCTGCGCGCGGAGGGTTTCGCGGCGACCATCTCGGGCGCCGGCCCCACGGTGCTCGTGCTCACGCCCGACGACGCCGTGGCCGCGCTCGACGCGACCCTCGCCGGGCTGATCGACGGCGTCGCCGGGTGGCGCGCGCTGCGGCCCGGGGTGGATCTGCACGGCGCACGGGCGCGCCGGGTGGCGCCGTCGTCCTGA